One genomic segment of Mycolicibacterium gilvum includes these proteins:
- the infA gene encoding translation initiation factor IF-1, whose protein sequence is MAKKDGAIEVEGRVVEPLPNAMFRIELENGHKVLAHISGKMRQHYIRILPEDRVVVELSPYDLTRGRIVYRYK, encoded by the coding sequence ATGGCCAAAAAAGACGGTGCCATAGAGGTCGAGGGTCGTGTCGTCGAACCCCTGCCCAATGCGATGTTCCGCATTGAGCTGGAGAACGGACACAAGGTTCTCGCCCACATCAGCGGCAAGATGCGGCAGCACTACATCCGCATCCTCCCCGAGGATCGCGTCGTGGTGGAGCTCTCGCCCTACGACCTGACCCGGGGTCGCATCGTGTACCGCTACAAGTGA
- the rpmJ gene encoding 50S ribosomal protein L36 has protein sequence MKVNPSVKPICDKCRVIRRHGRVMVICSDPRHKQRQG, from the coding sequence GTGAAGGTGAACCCGAGCGTCAAGCCGATCTGCGACAAGTGCAGGGTGATCCGCCGGCATGGGCGGGTCATGGTGATCTGCTCCGATCCCCGCCACAAGCAGCGGCAGGGCTAG